In Vicia villosa cultivar HV-30 ecotype Madison, WI linkage group LG7, Vvil1.0, whole genome shotgun sequence, the DNA window ATAAAGCAAAAGAAATAGGTTGAGCTATAATAGAATGACTCAGACCAGTTTGCTTAGGGTGGGAGTTTTTGATCGTGTATTGTGATTTCGTGTcattacggtatccttggtgttgacgTTTAGTACCTATCGATCTAACATTAGCCTAGCAGCCACGTATGATTAGGAGTtgtgtcatgcccttgtttcaAATCGCGCTTACTCATTTTCTTTTACCGCGTGGGTTGATtgattgaggacaagcaatggtttaagtgtgggggaatttgataacatgaaATTACATCGATTATTTAACtcgattttatatgaattatcttatcttatttattcatttatgtcTTTGTTATGCTGGTATTAGTGTTTTATTTCAGGACTATCGAACTCGAGAGATTTGagcaagaaaagaagaaaataagaaataaattcAATTTTGGAAGTAAAATAGCAAAGAAGAAGGTGtagatattaataataataataggccCAAGGTGAATGGAATGTATAAGATCATGCATGGCACATAATAAATAGGGCCCACGCCCCGTAATATTGTGTCCCTCACCCTGGAGAAGTAGGGCGCCCACCCCTTAGCTTTGTGGCCCACGCCACAAAGCATTTTCTCACTTTTCTGATCTTCctcttttgtttcctattttTCCTCCAACATTTTCTCCACGGAGACTCGCCCAGTATGGCTATTATTTCGGGAGCTCAACGCATTCCCCTTCCTAATTTCTCTCAACAAACATTTCTCATGAAGATTATAAATAGGAAGAGGCTATCACTTGAAAAGTCTCTCCTCTCTTAGCCAGAATTTTCCTTGTTTGGTTTTTAGGCAGTTTTCTTTCACCATGTAAAAGTAATAGCTTTCCAGATTTTTGGGGACTATTACGAATTAGTTTTAGGATTTTATTTCTGCATTTAATTTATGTACTCTAATTTGAAGCATTCAAGTGTATTACAATTCTACATCTATTTAATTTCAGGTTTTTTATTCACTGCTATTGTTTTCTAATTTAATTGCTAAATCATGTTTCTCGTTATGTTTTATTACCGtaattgcatgtttattttcctaTCCATGTTCGACTAAATATTCTTGAGTCTGGTGTTTGAGGACCGTTGTTACTGACGGACTCCGTAAAAATTATAGGTGAAAATCTATGAAAATATGTGTGTTTTGGGTTTTATTTTCCAAGTCTAATTTAAGTAACTTTGTCACAAGAGTGAGAGGTTATTTAACATTGTTTTATCACGAGAGTGAAAGGCAAATTAAGGTTTAAGCCGAGACCGCAAGAGCGTGAGGAGTGAACCGGATAGTGGGAATTAGGCAACATATCTAAATATAGCGAAAGCGCTTTAGATACGTTTAGGATATTATTGgctttcaaaatatatttcttaGTTACCGGGCGAGCGAGAGAAAAATCTTGGGATTAGGAAGTATGGCTTTAGTTAATACCGCGAGAGCGTGAGACCGAGTCTTTAAGTTGGTATATTCTACGGAACTAAGTTATAATCGTAATTAGTACCCGTTTTCTATAAGTCCTTCAGGAACGCGGAAATCATATCTCGACCTCGTTTTAGTATTATTTTCAAACCTTTAGTATTTACTTTAGTACTTTTATTCCCGTTCTTACAGTTTtaatcattagccttagctttataAAGCGACGATagattacagtaggttgacatGGTCTCTGTGGGTTCGACAATCTTTAATATTACTTCGATATTTCCGTGCACTTGCGGACACATCACATATTGTGTGTACCAACAAAGTGAGTATGAACAAAGATATCAATGTATAAACTCTAGTATAAAAGATATTATGAATAAAAGGGATGACATAACTCAAGTCAATCACatcatgtatgtatgagtatGATGTATGGATAAATATCTCACGCATGTGGGGTTAGTAaacaatgtgtgtgtgtgtgtgtgtgtgtgtgtgtatgtatacatatatatatatatatatatatatatatatatatatatatatatatatatatatatatatatatatatatatatatatatatatatatatatatatatatatatatatatatatatagacacacacacaaAGATAATAAATAACCCAAGTGTAAATGTACAAAGatgtaaatcaacaagtatatgtacaagtgtATAAACAAGGAGTGATCATAtcaattaagttaaattaacatgGTATTGCTTCTAAGATCAAAAGATTAAAAGATCAAGGATTAGGGATTAGGGTTTAATTATGTACACCTAAACCTAATCatttaaaagttaattaaaacaaaacCCTAGGTGAATTAACTATGGGAACATATTAATCTCTTCAAGGTAAGCTTACCCTATTTCTAATTGATTCACAAAAGTATCTACAAGTTACTATAAGGTGGAATAAGAAATCCTCAAAAAGAGAGGGTGTGTGTTATTCCCGAACGGATTGGGCCCTAAAGACTCAAACCCTTTTAGACAATAGACTTCAATCTAGTTACCACTACTCCTTCGACATTACtcctaaatataattaattaaatagaaataaataacttaatatttaattgaattactgTTAAACTAATTGATCACTATTTAGTttgaattaactaaataattttaagaattaattgattgttttatttaaattgattaaatattttaacaattaattgaattactattaaattaattaattattatttaatttaaattagtttgaaataagtaaatatttatttatatgttatttaatttcaattaaatataatataatttatttctatttaattaaatatataattttatttttaaatttgtgtattatttgaaattaataaatatttatttgtatgttattttaaataagtaaatgtttgttctaaattattattattaagttaaGTATTCATTATTAAGAATATTAACAATAGATTTGTCTAGTTATAATAGTGATTATTATTTAATGGACTTAGGTTCGAGATCCCATTggtacaaattttaaaaattttgttttaaattaaaaattatttagtattataaaaaatcatgaaaattatttgtcatattagcctagtggtaaagacttaagatGTTGTTTCAAAGTCTTGGGTTTGATTCTTTATAGGaaataattttgacttttttgatattattaaattaaaattatttaaaaatgaaattaaaattaaatcaaaattttttaGGCTTAATTACAGTTTTAGTCCTCCTATTTTCTCGAATTCAcgaaattggtcctcatatttttaatttaaacagttttggtccccctatttttagatttaaacaacTTTGGTCCCCTTTCATACTTTTTCACTTAAAATTAACgatattttcactttttaaatgTCAAATTACTTGTAAAACATGAGAAATCATTGTATATAAACTTATTATTGAATTTCgtagataaaaatataagttaaaaaataaaaaatctcatcgattttctttgaaaaaatatgaaagagggactaaaactgtttaaatataaattagggggaccaaaactgtttgaatttaaaataggagGATTAAATTCGTGAATCAGACAAAATAGGGGgcaaaaactgtaatttagcctcttttttttttttatgaaagacaTTTAGGTTGCATAAATTTTATGAGGGGTCAAAATGGATATTCACTTTATAAATTATTTGAGGGTAGGAAATaataagttttatttttcttgtagGTAACCAAATCGTTCATTGCTTAAAATGTATTTGTATCtccatataaattatttaaatataggaaataataaattttatttctctTGTAGGTAACCAATCGTTTTTTGCTTAAAATATATTTGTATCtccatataaattatttgatggTAGGAAATAATAAGTTTTATTTCTCTGGTAGGTAATCAAATGTTCATTGCttaaaatatatttgtatttCTCGTAGGTAATCAAATGTTCATTGCTTAAAATATATTTGTATCTCCATATAAATTATTTGAAAGTAGAAAATAATAAGGAGAAGTAAttagttattaaaaataattattatatattatcagtgtaaaatattatatattgttAATGCATTACAATTATTCACAAGTATtactttatataaaattaaagaaaaaatcaaaCATCTACAAAAAATTTAAAGTTATAATTTATTGACCGTTTATAACTTCTTTATACTATTGTAATTAAATTCTTAattattagtgttttttttttactcttttgacattttcattcattttgttaaaaaaataatttcgtTATACTCCGTATAATCTCTTCTAAGTAATATGATGTATATGGTTAGTGAAACTATTAGTTACTATTTATTAATTGAGAAATGCTGTTTGTTACAAAGCCTCAATTAGAATCGCAAGAATTATACTAACCACACCCATGTTTCCGTATTAtgtcaaatttatatttttaaagttaTTACATTGGCCATCGTATGTTTCGTTTCATAAGATATAGCATGACTCTTATTAATTTAGGGACAGAAAGAAAACAATGAAGAGACAAAAGTGTTTTAGCGTTGTCGTAGATTCTGGTTTCTGTACGCAACTACATAATACTTCATTAATTGGACGATTCAAACTAGGAATACATTCACCATTTCTACCCTATCAAAATCGTGCGATCAAAACAAAGCAACATAAATGCTTACTTCTATTCATCCATTCCTGCTaatattgattatttaatttgtcCGGTAGGAGTTACAGAGCAAGTTTACAATATGAAAATTCATGTAAATTATTTTATTCTACTTTTGTTTACTCATGAATCATTCTATTCGTTGCATGGTATCATGATTAGTCCTATAAATACTTTGCCTAGCATTCAACAGCAAAAACACAAAAAGTCCAAGTCCCCTTTCATATAAATAACCTGAGAGAGAGAGTGTGAGCCAGTAAGATTAATCCATAATGTCAACTAGATTCCTCGCCGTATTCATCCTTGCTCATGTCTGGCTTTTGATGGCAACGACATCGATAGCCCAAATTGTGATTGACACAAGTGGCGACGCAGTTGAGGACGATGAGGAATACTTCATCAGGCCTGCTATCACAGGCAACGGAGGAGGTCCTACATTCATCACAGGAAATGCGCCATGCCCTCTGCAAGTTGGTCTTGTCAGCACTGACTTGGCAAACGGTTTGCCAGTGGTATTCACACCTTTTGTCCCCCGTCACGATGAGGACGACGTGCTTCTTGACAGAGACTTGAGAGTGACATTTGTAGCTTCCTCAAGTTGCGCGCAGTCCACCGAATGGAGAGTGGGTGAGAAAGATGCTACGAGTGGAAGGAGGCTGATTATAACTGGAAGGGATGACAGTACAGCTGGATCTTATGGAAACTTCTTTAGGATTGTGCCAACACAAACTAGCCGTATATATAACATCCAATGGTGCCCAACAGAGGTATGCTCCAGTTGTAAGTTTGAATGTGGGACTGTTGGTGTTATTCGTGAGAATGGCAAGATTCTGTTGGCCTTGGATGGTGGTGCACTCCCTGTCGTGTTCCAGAAAGAATGATTATTAGTAAGATGGTGAAGTTTATTTCTGTGGTGTGTTTATGTATATACACTTGCTTTTCAATAAATATTGAACATGTAgttcattttaattaatatcaTGAAAGAAGGAAAGGGTTGCATGTATTATGACATGGAATAAAGGGTTATTTGGGTATGTATACTTTCTTTACTAAGAATAAGTTGGATCCAATGTATTTTATTTATAGTCAGTCACCTTGTAATGATAGTCCTattttaaatcaaacacaaaaaaaatgttATATTTAGTGACAGACAAGTTACAAATGTGTGCTCAATGATGATTCTTCCTCatcattttcaacaaaaaaatGTTATTCCAATGGGGAACAAGAAATTTGGTGAGGTGCAGATAGAAGTCGCGGTAAAACCACTCTAGTTATAAATTATTTGACTTGAATATAATGTTAAAAGGTTTCATAATGATACTATTTTCTACCATCTTTAATGGGAGCTATTGTTTTATTTACTCATTTTTCAGAGTGCTTTTTCATCCATAGAATCAACTTGTGTAGATGCTATGCCAAATGCTGATCCAATTACTTCAGTTCAGACTTTTCACAAAACTTCTAACCCTGTTTTCCCAACTACTGAACCAGATCCAGAACTGCCGGACGAATCATTTCATACTAACGTTATGAACTTATGACGAGTGATGTGCCAATTATTGAAGTTCATGCTTTTCACAAAATTTCAAACCATGTTAGTAAACCAGTTCCAGTTACACCTCATCCCTTTCCTACTAATATCCCACTTCCACAAACATCAAAGTTCAAACCATGATTTTCCCACACCAAGTCCGCGGCATGCTTTTCTGAATTCTAGGAAGATCAAGTTTGGAGTTTAACATGTTGAAAGATACTATCTAGACTATAATGTCGTGACCCTGTTTGTCTAAATAAATGTCAACAATAATGTAATTGGAATGCTACAATATAATAAAACATCTATATTAATTggcattttatttatattatatcacTATATATGTGTCTCTTTCTTAAGGAAATAGATCATCTCCTGCTGTTTGAATAGGACAATTGTGTGTAAGGTTTTAGCTGGGAGCTGATGTCTGTATACAAAAGATGGATACTTAGAACTAAATTATGGCACACTTGATCTCACACTCACATACATTGAATATGAGGCACATAGACCAAAGTCATTAGTTATCAATGTTATTATTACCTGATTCTCCTTCATAGAAGTAAGTAGGAATAAGAGGGTACCGGGTAAATTTCCTACGCGACTCCTTTTCAAATTCTTGAGAATATTTAATGGTCCAAAGAGGCCGTCAAGGTAGAATTTGCTAAGATATGATCATTCATCCTTATGCCAAGAAACTCAATAGGCTCATTTGTGTCATCTTTTATCTTATGAAGTTGCACACGAACGATGGCATGTCACAATCCTTGAACTTCAAATTTGATTTAGATATATCAACACCCAAATAGTGAAGAAAAATTAACAAACTGAAGGGCAACAATGTTAATGTGGTGGCTTGAGGTCTCACAGGGTTGTTTGACACAAAAGCAGATTGTGTAGGAAGACTTAAACGGTGCGCTATTGTCAATTGTATATTGCAAAAAAGAACAGTTTGTTCAAATTCCATTATGCTACAATTCTTTAGCAACAATTTGTACTAAACTAAATAGTGTATAGCAGAACAATAGTGATTTGTTCAAATTCTGCTACGTCATAATCTATGAAGCGCCGACACGTCATTCAGAAGGCGTGTCGCCGCGTCGGACACGGATACTCGTACGACACGCGTACGGCACGTATCTGACACATTTTTGCAGTGttcaacaaaaaataataatttaattgcaaCTGACACGGATTCGACACCTTGTTTCAAATAAAGGACACACCCAACTcaaaaatttagatttttttataaaaaaaaagttccaACTCAATAATTATCagacttttatttataaaaataatagttttttttaccttTATTATTTTACTTCTCCACTATAAAAATAACACAATTAGAATTTCTTATTTTGTTCTTATTCCACGGTTTAGAGGCTGGTTTTATCAATATGGAGTGACTATGATAtgatttgtattattttgttttggtggatttatgtctttttttttttgttgattgaaaGCGCTtagtttaaatatatataaattttgctTTTCGTTTTAAACTATTTATAAATTATGCTCATATATTGCATTATTATattaatacataaaatatatatagccGTGTCCGTGTCCTATGTTTTCTATATTAGCGGGGTCCTCGTGTCCGTATCCGTGTCGTGTCCCGTGTCCGTGTTCGAATCCGAGCTTCATAGGTCATAATGCTATACACCAATATAGCCACTATTTGACAAGACAATCCTCACATGAAACTCAGTTTTATTGAAACTAATAGTTTGGAAACTATCGAATTTTATTGCTGAAAGACAGGGAAAAATTTCCTTCCATCTATTACAACTCACAGATGCTTTTGAGAGGTCCAGGTTTCGCCTTCCCAATTCCTCAACATACATGATCCCTTTTAATTTCTTCTGCGTATAATTTTCAGCTTATGCTCTCCCTCTCAATAACTTCCTAACTAATTACTGTAACTAACTAATATTCAGAGCGAACATAACTCTAAAAAAGATTCTCCTAAATGACCATTCACCACTACTTATCTAAACAAGCACATAGAATAAGAGTGACCAAATAACAGCTATAGAAAAAACATAACTGATTTAGTAGATGTAGCATTGAAAGGGATAAAGAATATACCTGCTCACTTCAAAGTGCGGGGTGCAATGTCATAAATTTCCGTAGCACAGCCCCCAAATAAAGCAGTAATCCATGAACAGCTGACAGCTCAATCACCACATGCATCCCAAGCCCTTAAATGTACAAACCAACATAGAGATAAATAGCAATCAATCAAGCCCATATGAAACATTACATTGAATGGAATCCCTAAAATCTCTTCATTTGTAGTGTTCACCAAACTCCTATCTGCAATCATAGCAAGACTCAACCCCATTTCAGATCAGAACAAACTCTTGAGGACTTTAATAGTTCAAATACAATTACAAAGCATCAATAAACATACAACCAAAATAATTGATGGCGTGAAATGAAATCAGAAACCTGATGTCTCCACCAGCACAGAAAATATTGCAACCCAATCACAAAAAGAACACCCACAGAAACCCAAAGTTAAGCGAAATAGAAATAGTATTATTGATTAGAAAACCAGTTGTAATGCAAAAGAAAAACTCTGTAACCCCAGAGCTATTGCTCACAAGAGATGAGTGATACTCCCCTGCCCAACCTATAATAATGTTCTAACCGAAAACTACCAGAATGATTCCCTTTGCATTTTCTCCTCCCCTATATTTGGCTGCCTACCCCAACTATCTACCATATAAGTAATTCTACCCTACTTCCCTATCCAGCCCCTTCATTGGGCTTAGGCCCAAACTTGACATCCTAATACTGTCTGCCATAAGATAAGAAACCTTGTCCCAAGGTGTTTCAAGCTATGACTGAAGTGGCCTCTTTACTCTCCTTTAACCATAACTTGAGCTTGAGCATTGTTCCTTGAAGGCCCTAATGTTCAGGTAGataattccaaaaaattattaAGACAACCATGATTGTAAAAAAATGGATCACTGGAAGCTTGAAATCCAAAACATTTATAGGTAGTAACCATGAGAGCCATTAAGACTCGAGATGTCTTAGAGAAATTAGGACTGTGATTTACAAACAGAGAGCATACCAAATACTATTGTGCATAGGGAGTATAGGGTGCCTACTGAGCTATCTCAAATCCACATCCATACATTTGTTCCTTGGTTATATAGTCTCCAATTACGGGAATGCCTTGGTAATAACAGCTTGCAGTCACCTAATAAAAAAACAGAATGTACACTTACGTAGAACGCAATAATCAATTACAGTGGTTACTTATTACCCAGAGCACAATGCTCTTTCAGAGTGCTATGTAGCTCTCTGCCTAACATAAACCAGAAAATACACCATAATAAAAGATCTCATAACTTCCTAAGATTATTTAAAACTAAACACAGGACATAACCGGCCCATTCTCAAATAACTGTTCCCCCATTACAATAATTGACTTCCCCCTATAGTTTCCTTCTCTCTCCTAAAACCTCCTCTAATACTGACACACTCCAAAATTTTGGTCCAGTAACCGCATCAGCACTAACTTCCCTATCATCACCAAAGAAGTGCATGAATATTTTCAGGGAAACAATAGTAGCTATAATAACCCAAAAGACAACAATAAGGGTAAAGGCAAAATAACACTTGCAATACAAACCCCATAAAGCTCAAAAAACTCATGTGTCCTCAAACAGAACTCCCCTAGATTGAATCAAAGTGAACAACTCCAGCACTAGACAAATAAGAAGAAATTAGTGAAGGAGGCTTGTAATGTGTGCAACAAGTCTTGATTCAAGATCTATTACTCAACATAAATGCTCCGAGATGGAGAATGTTACAAATACTAACTTATATTCTCATTTATTTGGAGAAAAAAAACTCCCCATATAATTCCCAGCATTTTTAGATTCCATGGATTTAAAATCCAAAATTCCAAATAAGGTATTTGGCACAATTCATTTTGAATCCTCTAtataaatacattaatattttaaaattcttaACTCAAACAGTCTCTTAGGGTTTTCGACTTATAATATGGAATAACGATTTGGAACCAAGAACTATAAGATACCAGAAAAATCTGGTCTACAACATTGGGAAGATGCATGCATGTTAATAATCACAAGCCAAGACAAGGATGGAACTCTGATATCTTCGCTGAACCAAGAGAGAGTGTACCTATTTCTAATTCCATCACATCTACTCAATTGCTTAATGTAGCTCTTTCATGCTTTCATATTACAATGTAGCTTCACTGAGTATCTGTCAGGTGAACAATATTTGTTTAGCTAAAGTAACTATATAAATAAGAACATAAATCATATCTAAACATCTCAGAATAAAAAAGAGAGGCTCTACCTGTATATATGCAGCAGAAACACCAAATGATATGAGAGTAAGTTTTTCAGAAATATACTTTAGGTCCATCAATTGCAGGCAAAATTGGGGATTGATTAGCAATGGTAACCTCATGAGTTTCTCAGCTGACAGGAGGGACTTCAACATTTAGCACTAGTATCATTGACTTATCAACTGCTTTTGCATAAATAACAGCTGGACTCCAGTAACATAATCATGTGCTTGCAACAACGAAGGAAATACCGGTCACTTGCCAAATTGTTAGGATACAACTTCATTATAAAGCAGCAGTGTGGAACCATTTCTTCAGTAAGCAACTTAACTATTTTCAGAACAGCAGAATTGGTTGAACAAGATTTTTAAATCGGTTAATAGTTGAACTGGGTAAGTTTAGATGATGATAATAAATCAATCCCTCTCCTTTTTTTTCTAAGAATAAAATATCCAATTCTTTTCCAAAAATGATAAGTATCTGCCACATACAAGCCATTTCAGAAACTCAATTAAGTGGCAACAAGACTCCATCCGGGAGCTTTCTTGACCTTCTCTTCTTTCATTGTCTTCCTCAGTCTCAAAACTTCTTGCCATTGTCCAGCCTCTGCGTACATATTCGACAGAGCAACATGAGCTCCATGATTATGAGGTTCCAGAGTAAGAATTTCTTTCACTACTCTTTCAGCAACCTCAGTGTTTCCATTATTCTTGCTAGCTGCCAACAAAGATCCCAAAATAACCACGTCAGGTTTCCACGGCatcctttttatcatttcctcTGCCTCCAGCAACTTACCTCCTCTCCCAAGAAGATCAACCATGCACCCATAGTGCTCAATCTTTGGTTCAATTCCATGCACATCCTTCATCGAACAAAAAACTTTGTGACCGACACCTATCAAACCTGCATGACAACACGCAGATAAGACCCCAATGAAGGTGACATCATTAGGAACAACAGTCCCATCCTTTTTCATACTCTCAAATAAACTAAGAGCGTTCTCAACATGTCCATGTGAAGCTAAACCACATATCATAGCATTCCAAGTAACAACATTCCTCTCGCTCATTTCATCAAATAACTTCCTCGCCATCAAAATTGACCCATTCTTCGCGTACATATAAACCAATGCTGTCCCAAGAATAACGCCCACTTCAACCCCTTTCACTCTCATAAACTCATGAATCCTTTCGCCAAGCTCAAGACATCCAGAGCGCGCACAAGCCGACAATACTGAAGCCAAGGTGGCACCATTAGGCTCAAACCCACCAACAATCATCCCCTCGAAAAGATTCAACGCCTCGTTGTGACAAAAATTCTGAGCATACCCACAAATCATAGTGGTCCAAAGACTCAAACTTTTCATCGGAATTTCATCAAACACGTGACGGGCATCAACCAAATCACCAGAAACAGAATAACCTCTTACCAAACCGTTAGCCACGTGACAATCCAAGTCCAGTCCGAATTTAAGCACATGAGTGTGGACCTGTTTACAAGGTAGCAAGGGATTGGAGAGTGAAAAACAAGCTTTGAGGAGAAAAGGAAAAGTGTGTTTACCAGGCAAGACACCAAGTCTACGCATAGAGATGTAAAGGGAGATAGAATTGTGGGGTTGTTGTTGGGCGCGGATGAGAGTGTTCCACATGAAGGAATTGGGTTCGTGTATGGAAGAGAAGATTCTAGAAGCGTGAGTGAGGTTTCCGAAAGGGGAAAGTGCGAATGAGGAGAATAAACGGCTTGCGGCGAAATGATCGTTGATGCGGGAGGAAACGATCATTTGGGCGTGAACCTGTTTGAGGTGTTCTATGGTGGTGGAATTGTCGGCGAGGAATGTTAAGGTAAGAGGAGGAAACGGAACAGTTGAAAGGGTGCGGTGTTTGAGAAAGGATTGCAGTTTTGGCGGCAACATTTGAATGAGTTATGCTCGTTTACAACATTAGGTAGTGCGTGTTATGTAAaatcattttattataattataactagtaaaggacccgtgcgtgtGCACGGGTCGCGCAAAGTCGATATATATGaattaagagaaaaataaatgtCTTAAATgataattgtcatataaatattaatttaattttttaggtt includes these proteins:
- the LOC131620388 gene encoding kunitz type trypsin inhibitor 104-like, whose amino-acid sequence is MSTRFLAVFILAHVWLLMATTSIAQIVIDTSGDAVEDDEEYFIRPAITGNGGGPTFITGNAPCPLQVGLVSTDLANGLPVVFTPFVPRHDEDDVLLDRDLRVTFVASSSCAQSTEWRVGEKDATSGRRLIITGRDDSTAGSYGNFFRIVPTQTSRIYNIQWCPTEVCSSCKFECGTVGVIRENGKILLALDGGALPVVFQKE
- the LOC131620387 gene encoding pentatricopeptide repeat-containing protein At5g56310-like: MLPPKLQSFLKHRTLSTVPFPPLTLTFLADNSTTIEHLKQVHAQMIVSSRINDHFAASRLFSSFALSPFGNLTHASRIFSSIHEPNSFMWNTLIRAQQQPHNSISLYISMRRLGVLPGKHTFPFLLKACFSLSNPLLPCKQVHTHVLKFGLDLDCHVANGLVRGYSVSGDLVDARHVFDEIPMKSLSLWTTMICGYAQNFCHNEALNLFEGMIVGGFEPNGATLASVLSACARSGCLELGERIHEFMRVKGVEVGVILGTALVYMYAKNGSILMARKLFDEMSERNVVTWNAMICGLASHGHVENALSLFESMKKDGTVVPNDVTFIGVLSACCHAGLIGVGHKVFCSMKDVHGIEPKIEHYGCMVDLLGRGGKLLEAEEMIKRMPWKPDVVILGSLLAASKNNGNTEVAERVVKEILTLEPHNHGAHVALSNMYAEAGQWQEVLRLRKTMKEEKVKKAPGWSLVAT